GTAGCTGAGATCCTTCAGATCTCCCCGCGCACTGTTGAAACACAATTGTTCAGGGCCATCAAAAAGATCCGGCAGGAGCTGGAACGCACATACGCTTCTTCTTCAACAAATTCCAACCACAATCAGGGCCAGATGCTGCAGGCTTTGTTGTTGCTGGTCCTCTTCCAGTAAAAAATTTTTCCGGCTTGTAAGTAATTCGCGGGAATTCTGTGTCCTTCTTATATGGACAGGGATAATTTCCTTTTACTGGTTACTCGTGTACTCTCCGGGAATGATGAAGCCGGAGAAAAAGAAATGCTTCATCAGATGGTATCGGAGCAGAAGGATTTGTCTTTGCTGTACGAACAATACCGGCGCTATTGGGAATCCGGAAAAAGCAATGCTGGAACGGATGTGGAAGCAGCGCTGGCACGTACCTGGAACAGGATCGAAACCGAAGAGGAAACAGAAGAAATAGTATCCATGCCGCGTCGTTCGCGGCGCATATGGTGGGCTGCAGCAGCGGCAGTGCTGGTGTTATTCCTCGCTGGCTGGTGGTTGTTCAGTCCTCAACGGGATGCTGGCATTCAGATGGTGGAAGCGTATAACCCGAAAGGCGTTCGTTCCCATATCGTATTGCCCGATGGCAGTAAAGTGTGGCTGAGTGCAGACAGCAGGTTGCGTTACCCTGCTGTATTTGCAGAAGGTAAACGCGATATCCATCTGCAGGGCGAAGCTTTTTTTGATGTAGCCCCCAATCCTTCCCGTCCATTTGAAGTGCATCTGCAAAGCGGATCTGTGCGTGTACTGGGCACTTCTTTCAATATCAAATCATACGATGAAGATGCGCTGGTCACCACTTCAGTGGCTACAGGAAAAGTGGCATTCGTTGGTGATGATGCAACAGTGAGCAATGAACTGACCACCGGACGAAAATCTGTATACAACAAGGAAACAAAAAAACTGGAATTACTGAACACCGATCCTTTACTTGACAAGGGGTGGATCGATGGCACCCTGGTGTTCCGTTCCGAGAACCTGGAGTCCGTTGCACTCACACTGGAAAGATATTTTGGCAAGAAGATCGTGTTCCTCGATAATAAGCCCAGGACATTCAGATTCACCGGCACATTCCTGAACAGATCGCAAACGGATATACTTCATTATTTAAGTAAAACGAAACCTTTTTCATTCACTGTTTCTGATTCTGCCATTCTGATCGGCAGATGAACTGATTGCTGTTAACAATATTATTTAACCAAAGGCTTGCTATATGAGCATGAAACTGCGCCTATTCCTATTGATGGCAGCATGGCTGCTGTCTGCTGCACTCCCGGGGCAGGCGAATCCGCCAAATGAACCCAATCCGGTCGGTTTTCAAAACACAAGGATCAGTCTTGTTTGCAAGGATAAAGACCTGAAGTGGATCATTGCTTCGCTTGAAAAAAAGACCGGTCTGCTTTTTGTTTACTCGAACGATGAGCTCAATCTAAGTGCAAAAGCATCCTGCAAAGTAAAAGACGCTGCACTGCAGGATGCGCTTCAACAGATCTTTGACCCATTGCATATCCGCTTCGAGATGGCAGGTAAAAATGTGCTGCTTCGAAAAGCACCTGCCACAACATTGAGAGGCGAAACCATTGCCGCCGGCAATCCGATGCAGGAGATCCGTGGAAGAGTAGTGGACGAAGCAGGCAATCCTGTGCAGGGAGCTACTGTACAGGTAAAGGGTTCGCAACTGGTTACCACCACCAATGCAACTGGTGAATTTTTGATCAGCACAGCTGATGAAAAACTGGTGCTGGTGATCAGCTTTGTGGGCTACCTGTCTGAAGAGATATCGGTCACAGACAATAAGCCTGTACTGGTGCGCCTTAAGCCATCCAATCAACAACTCGGTGAAGTGGTAGTGGTGGGTTACGGCACACAACGCAAGGTAAGTGTGACTGGCGCTGTAGACCAGGTGAAAGTGACAGAGATGGCGGGAAGACCCGTTACCAATCTTTCGCAATCATTACAGGGTATGTCGCCCAACCTCATTATCCAACAACCCAATGCAGAGCCTGGTGCACGCATCAACATGAATATTCGCGGTATCGGCACGCTGGGTGATAATTCGCCCCTTGTGGTGATCGATGGTTTGGTAGGCGGCGATATCAATCTGCTGAACCCATCCGATATCGAAAGCATCTCGGTACTCAAAGATGCAGGCAGCGCCGCCATCTACGGAAGCCGCTCTTCCAACGGTGTTGTACTGATCACTACCAAAAAAGGAAAAAAGAACGAGAAGGCAAGCGTTACCTACAACGGAATGGTGGGCATTCAAAAACCACATGTCTGGTACAAGCCCGTAGAAAGTTTTGAGAACGCCATCCTGCGCAACCAGGCCATGGTGAACTCCGATCTGCAACCCATCTACTCCCCTGAACAGATCCGTCAGTTCCAGCGAGAAGGCAGCAAAGAGTGGTTCCTGGATGAGATCCTCCGGGATGCTTTACAACAGAACCACAATATCAGCGTGTCTGGCGGAAATGATAAAACCACTTATCTCCTCTCCGGTGGCTATGTGAACCAGGAGAACAATCTTGTAGGACCCGGACTCGGATTGAAACGATACAATTTCCGCATGAACCTCAGTACTGAAGCAGGCCGGCTGAAACTCACAGGTGTATTGGCCTATGCAAGGAATGAAACGAAAGATCATTCGTACAATACTTCCACGCTGATCGTTGATGCAGGCAGAACACCCACTTACTACAGCCAGAAGGATGAACAGGGAAGATACCTCACCAATGAAGTGCTGGGCGAATTCAACCCACTCGGCATCCTGGAAAAAGGTGGTTACAGGAAATACGACGATGATAATGTTTTCGCAAACCTGACAGCTGAACTGAGCATCATGCGTGGCCTGAAGATCAGAGGCGTGGTAGGAGGTACACTTGCAGCCAATCATGTGTTCGAAAGAGTGAAGCAGGTGAACTTCTTTCCCAAAGGCATCTATGGCGCAGACAGGAATACCAATGACCGCTACGACAAAAATCTTTTCCTCAATACGCAATTATTGCTGGAATACATGCGGGGCTTTGGTGATCACAATGTAAATGCGCTGATCGGATTTGCCAATGAGTCTTCCACCAACCAGCAATCGAAGATCTATATGAAGAATACCGATCCCGATCTGGGCACGCCCATTACGGAGACAATCATCGATCCTTCTCAAACTCAAAACTCAAATAAAGGAAATGTGGAAAGCAGTCTGAACTCCGTTTTCGGAAGGGCCGGCTATTCCTATAACGATAAATATTTTGCTGAATTCAATTTTCGTTTTGATGGTTCTTCTAAATTCAGAAAAGATCTTCGCTGGGGTTTCTTTCCGGCTGTGGCCATCGGTTATCGTATCACGGAAGAAGCTTTCATGGATAGCTATCGCGATAAATTCGGTAACCTGAAGCTTCGTGCATCTTATGGAATCCTCGGTAATCAGAACGTGAACAATTACCAGTTCCAGACTACATATGATGTTTTCAACAATGCTTATGGGTTCAACAACCAGGGAGTGTCAGGAACGCGATTCACATTCGCCAACCCCGATCTTAAATGGGAAAGGGCCGCTACCTTCAATGCCGGTGTGGACGCCACTTTCCTGAAGAATACCTTGCAGGTATCTTTCGATTATTTCAATAAACTCACTTCAGATATCCTCATTCAACCGGCTGTTACAGGTGTATACGGTGGAAAGGTGGCAGACTACAATGCAGGTAAAGTGAGGAACCAGGGATGGGAGCTCAGTGTCAGCTATCGTCTTGCAGGAAGGGATCTGGAGCAGACCTTCGGTTTCAATATTGCCGATACCAGGAATGAAGTAGTATACTTCGATGGCAACGAACGTATCACCAGCGCCGATGAAATGCAGATGATCCTGAAAGAAGGTCTTCCCTTCAATTCTTATATCGGTCTCAAACGCGATGGCTATTTCCAGAACCTGGACGAGATCCTGAATGGCGCCGTTCCCACTGGCCTCAATGTAAGGCCAGGCGATATCCGTTATGTGAACCGCAATAAGGATGGCGTGATCGATGACCAGGACAAATTTGTACTTGGCAATCCATTCCCCCGCTACACTTTCGGGTTCAACTACAATGTGCGCTATAAGAATTTCGACCTGGCGCTTTTTGTGCAGGGCGTTGGCAAACGCGATATGTTCCTG
This portion of the Pseudobacter ginsenosidimutans genome encodes:
- a CDS encoding TonB-dependent receptor encodes the protein MKLRLFLLMAAWLLSAALPGQANPPNEPNPVGFQNTRISLVCKDKDLKWIIASLEKKTGLLFVYSNDELNLSAKASCKVKDAALQDALQQIFDPLHIRFEMAGKNVLLRKAPATTLRGETIAAGNPMQEIRGRVVDEAGNPVQGATVQVKGSQLVTTTNATGEFLISTADEKLVLVISFVGYLSEEISVTDNKPVLVRLKPSNQQLGEVVVVGYGTQRKVSVTGAVDQVKVTEMAGRPVTNLSQSLQGMSPNLIIQQPNAEPGARINMNIRGIGTLGDNSPLVVIDGLVGGDINLLNPSDIESISVLKDAGSAAIYGSRSSNGVVLITTKKGKKNEKASVTYNGMVGIQKPHVWYKPVESFENAILRNQAMVNSDLQPIYSPEQIRQFQREGSKEWFLDEILRDALQQNHNISVSGGNDKTTYLLSGGYVNQENNLVGPGLGLKRYNFRMNLSTEAGRLKLTGVLAYARNETKDHSYNTSTLIVDAGRTPTYYSQKDEQGRYLTNEVLGEFNPLGILEKGGYRKYDDDNVFANLTAELSIMRGLKIRGVVGGTLAANHVFERVKQVNFFPKGIYGADRNTNDRYDKNLFLNTQLLLEYMRGFGDHNVNALIGFANESSTNQQSKIYMKNTDPDLGTPITETIIDPSQTQNSNKGNVESSLNSVFGRAGYSYNDKYFAEFNFRFDGSSKFRKDLRWGFFPAVAIGYRITEEAFMDSYRDKFGNLKLRASYGILGNQNVNNYQFQTTYDVFNNAYGFNNQGVSGTRFTFANPDLKWERAATFNAGVDATFLKNTLQVSFDYFNKLTSDILIQPAVTGVYGGKVADYNAGKVRNQGWELSVSYRLAGRDLEQTFGFNIADTRNEVVYFDGNERITSADEMQMILKEGLPFNSYIGLKRDGYFQNLDEILNGAVPTGLNVRPGDIRYVNRNKDGVIDDQDKFVLGNPFPRYTFGFNYNVRYKNFDLALFVQGVGKRDMFLRGELVEPFHFNYSQVMYQHQLDFWTPVNPNAKFPRLAAAGSESNTNNFRRGSDLYLFDAAYARLKNVQIGYSIPAHLLQKAGLRKARVYLTGQNLLTFSGLDFVDPELSEFDNSLKNSGANSGRAYPTPIYFGVGLDITF
- a CDS encoding FecR family protein — protein: MDRDNFLLLVTRVLSGNDEAGEKEMLHQMVSEQKDLSLLYEQYRRYWESGKSNAGTDVEAALARTWNRIETEEETEEIVSMPRRSRRIWWAAAAAVLVLFLAGWWLFSPQRDAGIQMVEAYNPKGVRSHIVLPDGSKVWLSADSRLRYPAVFAEGKRDIHLQGEAFFDVAPNPSRPFEVHLQSGSVRVLGTSFNIKSYDEDALVTTSVATGKVAFVGDDATVSNELTTGRKSVYNKETKKLELLNTDPLLDKGWIDGTLVFRSENLESVALTLERYFGKKIVFLDNKPRTFRFTGTFLNRSQTDILHYLSKTKPFSFTVSDSAILIGR